A genome region from Streptomyces sp. NBC_01296 includes the following:
- a CDS encoding DoxX family protein encodes MAYELRDRAIFRATSTPDTTATHDVGLLVLRLVVGLTMAGHGTQKLFGWFKGPGLIATGKGFSMSGYPAGDAMAVIAGLSETLGGLGLALGLLTPLAGAALTGTFINILAIRGLSTFFAPKGVELESVLSAGVVALTLTGPGRFSVDHFLPVLRESRPRYSVLGLLLGAVVGFVVLLIRD; translated from the coding sequence ATGGCGTACGAACTACGGGACCGCGCGATCTTTCGTGCCACCTCGACTCCTGACACCACCGCCACCCATGACGTCGGACTGCTCGTGCTTCGGCTCGTCGTAGGCCTCACCATGGCCGGCCACGGCACACAGAAGCTCTTCGGCTGGTTCAAGGGCCCGGGCCTCATCGCGACCGGCAAGGGCTTCTCGATGAGTGGCTATCCCGCCGGGGATGCCATGGCCGTGATCGCCGGACTCTCCGAGACCCTGGGCGGCCTCGGTCTCGCGCTCGGCCTGCTCACTCCGCTCGCCGGTGCGGCACTGACCGGTACGTTCATCAACATCCTTGCCATTCGGGGCTTGAGCACCTTCTTCGCTCCCAAGGGTGTGGAACTCGAGTCGGTGCTCTCCGCCGGGGTCGTCGCCCTCACCCTCACCGGGCCGGGCCGCTTCTCCGTCGACCACTTCCTGCCCGTCCTACGTGAGTCGCGGCCCCGGTACTCCGTCCTCGGACTGCTCCTGGGAGCCGTGGTGGGCTTCGTCGTCCTCCTCATCCGCGACTGA
- a CDS encoding acyl-CoA dehydrogenase family protein → MQRRIFDAEHEAFRETVRTFLTKEVLPHYEQWEKDGIVSREAWRAAGRQGLLGLAVPEEYGGGGNTDFRYAAVIAEEFTRAGAAGLAIGLHNDIIGPYLTSLATEEQKRRWLPGFCSGETITAIAMTEPGAGSDLQGIRTSAEDRGDHWVLNGSKTFISNGILADLVVVVAKTTPEGGAHGLSLLVVERGTEGFERGRNLDKIGQKAQDTAELFFHDVRVPKENLLGELNGAFVHLMTNLAQERMGIAMAGIAAAEHLLEITTRYVKEREAFGRPLSKLQHIRFEIAEMATECAVTRTFLDRCIVDHSNGELDHVHASMAKWWATELQKRVADRCLQLHGGYGYMSEYPVARAFIDGRIQTIYGGTTEIMKEIIGRSLLG, encoded by the coding sequence ATGCAACGCCGCATCTTCGACGCCGAACACGAGGCGTTCCGCGAAACGGTCCGCACCTTCCTCACCAAGGAGGTGCTGCCGCACTACGAGCAGTGGGAGAAGGACGGGATCGTCAGCCGTGAGGCCTGGCGGGCCGCCGGCCGGCAGGGCCTGCTGGGCCTGGCCGTCCCGGAGGAGTACGGGGGCGGCGGGAACACCGACTTCCGCTACGCCGCCGTGATCGCCGAGGAGTTCACCCGGGCCGGGGCGGCCGGGCTCGCGATCGGCCTGCACAACGACATCATCGGCCCGTACCTGACCTCGCTCGCCACCGAGGAGCAGAAGCGGCGCTGGCTGCCCGGCTTCTGCTCGGGCGAGACGATCACGGCGATCGCGATGACCGAGCCGGGTGCGGGCTCCGACCTCCAGGGGATCCGGACCAGCGCGGAGGACCGGGGCGACCACTGGGTGCTCAACGGTTCCAAGACCTTCATCTCCAACGGCATCCTGGCCGACCTGGTGGTCGTGGTCGCCAAGACCACCCCGGAGGGCGGCGCGCACGGCCTGTCGCTGCTGGTGGTCGAGCGCGGCACGGAGGGCTTCGAGCGCGGCCGCAACCTCGACAAGATCGGCCAGAAGGCGCAGGACACCGCCGAGCTGTTCTTCCACGACGTACGCGTCCCCAAGGAGAACCTGCTCGGCGAGCTGAACGGCGCCTTCGTCCACCTGATGACCAACCTCGCGCAGGAGCGGATGGGCATCGCGATGGCCGGCATCGCCGCCGCCGAGCACCTGCTGGAGATCACCACCCGGTACGTGAAGGAGCGCGAGGCCTTCGGGCGGCCGCTCTCCAAGCTCCAGCACATCCGCTTCGAGATAGCGGAGATGGCCACCGAGTGCGCGGTCACCCGCACCTTCCTGGACCGCTGCATCGTCGACCACTCCAACGGCGAGCTGGACCACGTCCACGCCTCGATGGCCAAGTGGTGGGCGACCGAGCTCCAGAAGCGGGTCGCCGACCGCTGCCTGCAACTGCACGGCGGGTACGGCTACATGAGCGAATACCCGGTCGCACGGGCCTTCATCGACGGCCGCATCCAGACCATCTACGGGGGCACGACCGAGATCATGAAAGAGATCATCGGCCGCTCCCTCCTCGGCTAA
- a CDS encoding endonuclease V, with protein MTSAKTPADEAEARAIQDELRHHVVLDETGPLPGRGLVAGVDVAYDDERDLVAAAAVVLDAATLAVVEEATAVGHVSFPYVPGLLAFRELPTVLAALDALTAAPDLVVCDGYGLAHPRGFGLACHLGVVTGLASMGVAKNPFTFTYEEPGALRGDAAPLLAADGAVVGRALRTQDRIKPVYVSVGHRVSLDNACAHALALSPRFRIPETTRHADSLCRRALREAS; from the coding sequence ATGACGAGCGCAAAGACCCCCGCCGACGAGGCCGAGGCCCGGGCGATACAAGACGAACTCCGCCATCACGTCGTGCTCGACGAGACCGGCCCGCTGCCCGGGCGCGGGCTCGTCGCGGGCGTGGACGTCGCCTACGACGACGAGCGCGACCTGGTCGCCGCCGCGGCCGTCGTCCTCGACGCCGCCACCCTCGCGGTCGTCGAGGAGGCGACCGCGGTCGGGCACGTCAGCTTCCCGTACGTGCCCGGGCTCCTCGCCTTCCGGGAGCTGCCCACCGTGCTGGCCGCGCTGGACGCCCTCACCGCCGCCCCCGACCTCGTCGTCTGCGACGGCTACGGGCTCGCCCACCCCCGCGGCTTCGGCCTCGCCTGCCACCTCGGGGTGGTCACGGGGCTGGCGAGCATGGGCGTCGCGAAGAACCCGTTCACGTTCACCTACGAGGAGCCCGGCGCCCTGCGCGGCGACGCCGCGCCGCTGCTCGCGGCCGACGGCGCCGTCGTCGGGCGGGCGCTGCGTACGCAGGACCGCATCAAGCCGGTGTACGTCTCCGTCGGCCACCGGGTCTCGCTCGACAACGCCTGCGCCCACGCCCTCGCGCTGAGTCCCCGCTTCCGGATCCCGGAGACCACCCGGCACGCCGACTCGCTGTGCCGGCGGGCCCTGCGCGAAGCCTCCTGA
- a CDS encoding MmcQ/YjbR family DNA-binding protein, with product MKAAVRKWEAVREFARGLPEAVEEFPWGPEDGVVKVNKKIFVFLGNADGPQPPGLSVKLKDEALHGHAMTAPGAEPTGYGLGKAGWVFLPLGEKGAPSLEVLCEWVEESYRTVALKRHLKALDARNESTG from the coding sequence ATGAAGGCTGCGGTGCGCAAGTGGGAGGCGGTGCGGGAGTTCGCCCGCGGGCTGCCGGAGGCCGTGGAGGAGTTTCCATGGGGCCCGGAGGACGGCGTCGTGAAGGTCAACAAGAAGATCTTCGTCTTCCTGGGCAACGCCGACGGCCCGCAGCCGCCCGGGCTCTCCGTGAAGCTCAAGGACGAGGCGCTGCACGGCCATGCCATGACCGCGCCCGGGGCGGAGCCGACCGGGTACGGGCTGGGGAAGGCCGGCTGGGTCTTCCTGCCGCTGGGGGAGAAGGGGGCGCCGTCCCTCGAGGTGCTGTGCGAATGGGTGGAGGAGAGCTACCGGACGGTCGCCCTCAAGCGGCACCTGAAGGCGCTCGACGCGCGAAACGAGTCAACCGGCTAA
- a CDS encoding CaiB/BaiF CoA transferase family protein: protein MAVTGNVPGNGPLAGVRVVELAGIGPGPFAAMLLADLGADVVRVDRPGGGGLAVDPAYDVTNRGKRSVLVDLKSAEGPARVLDLVERADVLIEGFRPGVAERLGVGPADCHARNPGLVYGRMTGWGQDGPLAHTAGHDIAYIAVTGALGMIGNPGEPPAVPANLVGDYAGGSLYLVIGVLAALQHARTPGGAGQVVDAAIVDGTAHLTAMIHGMMAAGGWQDRRGANLLDGGCPFYGTYETSDGGYMAVGALEQQFYDTFVALLGIEDGAPARKDTARWGELRETVAARFKSRTREEWTAVFEGSDACVAPVLSLREAPLHPHLAARGTFTDFGGITQPAPAPRFSATPVAVASGPAQPGADTESVARDWDVPGLTAKGEGA from the coding sequence ATGGCAGTGACAGGGAACGTGCCCGGCAACGGCCCGCTCGCGGGCGTGCGCGTCGTCGAACTGGCGGGCATCGGCCCGGGCCCGTTCGCCGCGATGCTCCTCGCCGATCTCGGTGCCGACGTCGTACGGGTGGACCGCCCCGGCGGCGGCGGGCTCGCGGTCGATCCCGCGTACGACGTCACCAACCGCGGCAAGCGGTCCGTCCTGGTCGACCTGAAGTCCGCCGAGGGCCCCGCCCGCGTGCTGGACCTGGTCGAGCGGGCCGACGTGCTCATCGAGGGCTTCCGCCCCGGGGTCGCCGAGCGGCTCGGCGTCGGCCCCGCCGACTGCCACGCCCGCAATCCGGGGCTCGTCTACGGCCGGATGACCGGCTGGGGCCAGGACGGCCCGCTCGCGCACACCGCCGGGCACGACATCGCGTACATCGCCGTCACAGGCGCCCTCGGCATGATCGGGAACCCGGGCGAGCCCCCGGCCGTCCCCGCCAACCTCGTCGGGGACTACGCGGGCGGCTCGCTCTACCTGGTCATCGGCGTCCTCGCGGCCCTGCAGCACGCCCGCACCCCGGGCGGCGCCGGCCAGGTCGTGGACGCGGCCATCGTCGACGGCACGGCCCACCTCACCGCCATGATCCACGGGATGATGGCGGCCGGCGGCTGGCAGGACCGGCGCGGGGCCAACCTCCTCGACGGCGGCTGCCCCTTCTACGGCACGTACGAGACCTCCGACGGCGGGTACATGGCGGTCGGCGCGCTGGAACAGCAGTTCTACGACACCTTCGTGGCGCTGCTCGGCATCGAGGACGGGGCCCCGGCCCGCAAGGACACGGCCCGCTGGGGCGAGCTCCGCGAGACCGTCGCCGCCCGCTTCAAGTCCCGTACGCGGGAGGAGTGGACGGCCGTCTTCGAGGGCTCCGACGCCTGCGTCGCACCCGTACTGTCCCTGCGCGAGGCGCCGCTCCACCCGCACCTGGCCGCCCGCGGGACCTTCACCGACTTCGGCGGGATCACCCAGCCCGCCCCCGCGCCCCGGTTCTCGGCCACACCGGTCGCGGTGGCCTCGGGCCCGGCGCAGCCGGGGGCCGACACCGAATCCGTGGCCCGCGACTGGGACGTGCCGGGCCTGACCGCGAAGGGCGAGGGCGCCTGA
- a CDS encoding YciI family protein — protein sequence MFVMELTYTAPVEAVEEEMDAHIAWLDGYYASGVFLASGRKVPREGGIILAAGISRAEAERIAAEDPFTLAGVCDYRITEFIATKTSGDLAAVRENLAG from the coding sequence ATGTTCGTCATGGAGCTCACCTACACCGCGCCCGTCGAAGCCGTCGAAGAGGAGATGGACGCGCACATCGCCTGGCTGGACGGCTACTACGCATCGGGCGTCTTCCTCGCCTCGGGCCGCAAGGTCCCGCGCGAGGGCGGCATCATCCTGGCGGCCGGGATCTCCCGCGCGGAAGCCGAACGCATCGCGGCGGAGGACCCCTTCACCCTGGCCGGCGTCTGCGACTACCGCATCACGGAGTTCATCGCGACGAAGACGTCGGGGGATCTGGCGGCGGTGCGGGAGAACTTGGCGGGGTAG
- a CDS encoding saccharopine dehydrogenase family protein translates to MNEEVRQTDEAAGRERPRDRAYDVVLFGATGFVGALTAEYLAAHAPADCRWALAGRDLGKLERLRERLTALDPGCASLPLLRADAGDAQAVRELAASTRVLATTVGPYVLYGAELVAACAAAGTDYVDLTGEPEFVDRTYVEHDARARETGARLVHACGFDSIPADLGAYFTVGQLPQGVPLRVDGFMRSNAVFSGGTLASVLTVMGRGPQTLAAAHERRLHEPRLLKRRVRGPLGAPRFSRETGAWALPLPTLDPRIVTRSAAALERYGPDFRYRQYASVKHLPIAVGGTAAVGATAALAQLPAARRWLMSRWEPGRGPDAERRARSWFTVRFVGEGGGRRVFTEVSGGDPGYGETAKMLAESALCLAYDALPERAGQLTTAVAMGDALLDRLQKAGIRFRVAAQR, encoded by the coding sequence ATGAACGAAGAGGTTCGGCAGACCGACGAGGCCGCGGGGCGTGAGCGCCCTCGCGACCGGGCCTATGACGTGGTGCTCTTCGGCGCGACCGGGTTCGTCGGGGCCCTGACCGCCGAGTACCTCGCCGCGCACGCCCCCGCCGACTGCCGGTGGGCCCTCGCGGGCCGCGACCTCGGCAAACTGGAGCGGCTGCGCGAGCGGCTGACCGCGCTCGACCCCGGGTGCGCGTCGCTGCCGCTGCTGCGCGCGGACGCCGGCGACGCACAGGCCGTACGGGAACTGGCCGCCTCCACGCGGGTCCTGGCCACGACCGTCGGACCGTACGTCCTGTACGGGGCGGAGCTGGTCGCCGCCTGCGCCGCGGCGGGCACGGACTACGTGGACCTCACCGGCGAGCCGGAGTTCGTGGACCGGACCTACGTCGAACACGACGCCCGGGCCCGGGAGACCGGCGCGCGGCTGGTGCACGCCTGCGGCTTCGACTCGATCCCGGCGGACCTCGGCGCGTACTTCACGGTGGGACAGCTGCCGCAGGGTGTGCCGCTGCGGGTGGACGGGTTCATGCGGTCCAACGCGGTCTTCTCCGGCGGGACCCTGGCCTCCGTCCTCACCGTCATGGGCCGCGGGCCGCAGACCCTGGCCGCGGCGCACGAGCGCCGGCTGCACGAGCCCCGGCTGCTGAAACGGCGCGTACGGGGACCCCTGGGCGCGCCGCGGTTCAGCCGGGAGACCGGGGCGTGGGCGCTGCCGCTGCCGACCCTGGACCCCCGGATCGTGACCCGCTCGGCGGCCGCGCTGGAGCGGTACGGTCCGGACTTCCGCTACCGGCAGTACGCCTCGGTGAAGCACCTTCCGATCGCCGTGGGCGGGACGGCGGCGGTCGGCGCGACGGCGGCCCTGGCGCAGCTCCCGGCGGCGCGGCGGTGGCTGATGAGCCGCTGGGAGCCGGGCCGCGGCCCGGACGCGGAGCGCCGGGCGCGCAGCTGGTTCACGGTCCGCTTCGTGGGCGAGGGCGGTGGCCGCCGCGTGTTCACCGAGGTCTCGGGCGGCGACCCGGGCTACGGCGAGACCGCCAAGATGCTGGCGGAGTCGGCACTGTGCCTCGCGTACGACGCCCTGCCGGAGCGGGCCGGCCAGCTCACCACGGCGGTGGCGATGGGCGACGCCCTGCTGGACCGGCTCCAGAAGGCCGGCATCCGCTTCCGGGTGGCGGCGCAGCGGTAG
- a CDS encoding PKD domain-containing protein, whose amino-acid sequence MAHAADQASGDAHGVSQPDLTQAGLKNGTTFTSPADRSTRRTAQSAPAAKSGTAAAPMTAAPMAETADANPTLAVGLEATPITAHAITLASSITSAATPLDVSVAWGDGAVTAASATGTQVVESEHTYAELGTYTVKVTVTDKAANTVVTNEVAVTTGGSDYTPYGPTRLLDTRNGTGAPQTKVAPYSSAHLKIGGNGGIPAGVTAVVLNVTVTDTTSGGHVTAYADGDDKPTTSNVNFVPGQTVPNLVIVPVGENGYVNLYNGGWESVDLIADVTGYFTQTSSSGYTPLAPQRFVDTRSGTGTAKGQVAGYGSFSTQITGLGKVPATGVTAVALNVTVTNPKSDGHLTVYPSGQQAPTASNVNFTTGQTIANSVIVPVGPDGKISVRNGGWNPADVIVDVVGYYSPQSKGSYLPFAPERMLDTRDPKDPVHGPLAGRDYIYTAMSEPGSGITGFVLNTTVTNTGDSGFLAVAPDPNTLDEYDNNAASQPTPPGSSTLNWTTGKTVPNLVQASTGGTGVIDFWNQSDGNIDLIVDVFGMYQDN is encoded by the coding sequence ATGGCGCACGCGGCCGACCAGGCCTCCGGCGATGCCCACGGCGTCAGCCAGCCCGACCTCACCCAGGCCGGGCTGAAGAACGGCACCACGTTCACCAGCCCCGCCGACCGGTCGACCCGGCGGACCGCGCAGTCCGCGCCGGCCGCCAAGAGCGGGACGGCAGCCGCGCCCATGACGGCCGCACCCATGGCGGAGACCGCCGACGCCAACCCGACTCTCGCCGTCGGCCTGGAGGCCACCCCCATCACGGCGCACGCGATCACGCTGGCGAGCTCCATCACCAGCGCGGCCACCCCGCTCGACGTCAGCGTCGCCTGGGGCGACGGCGCCGTCACCGCCGCCTCGGCCACGGGCACGCAGGTCGTGGAGTCGGAGCACACCTACGCGGAGCTCGGTACCTACACCGTCAAGGTCACCGTGACGGACAAGGCCGCGAACACCGTGGTCACCAACGAGGTGGCCGTCACGACCGGGGGCTCGGACTACACCCCGTACGGCCCGACCCGCCTGCTGGACACCCGCAACGGCACCGGCGCCCCGCAGACCAAGGTCGCCCCGTACAGCTCCGCGCACCTGAAGATCGGCGGGAACGGCGGCATCCCCGCCGGCGTGACCGCGGTCGTCCTCAACGTCACCGTCACCGACACCACCAGCGGCGGCCACGTCACCGCCTACGCCGACGGCGACGACAAGCCGACCACGTCGAACGTCAACTTCGTACCCGGCCAGACCGTCCCGAACCTGGTCATCGTGCCGGTCGGCGAGAACGGCTACGTCAACCTGTACAACGGCGGCTGGGAGTCGGTCGACCTCATCGCCGACGTCACCGGGTACTTCACCCAGACCTCCTCCAGCGGCTACACCCCGCTGGCCCCGCAGCGCTTCGTCGACACCCGCAGCGGCACGGGCACCGCCAAGGGCCAGGTCGCCGGATACGGCTCCTTCAGCACCCAGATCACCGGCCTCGGCAAGGTCCCGGCCACCGGGGTCACCGCCGTGGCGCTCAACGTGACGGTCACCAACCCGAAGAGCGACGGCCACCTGACCGTCTACCCGAGCGGCCAGCAGGCCCCGACCGCCTCCAACGTGAACTTCACCACGGGCCAGACCATCGCCAACTCGGTGATCGTCCCGGTCGGCCCCGACGGGAAGATCAGCGTCCGCAACGGCGGCTGGAACCCGGCCGACGTCATCGTCGACGTCGTCGGCTACTACAGCCCGCAGAGCAAGGGCTCGTACCTGCCGTTCGCGCCGGAGCGCATGCTCGACACCCGCGACCCCAAGGACCCGGTCCACGGCCCGCTGGCCGGCCGCGACTACATCTACACGGCGATGTCCGAGCCCGGTTCCGGCATCACGGGCTTCGTGCTGAACACCACGGTGACCAACACCGGGGACAGCGGCTTCCTCGCGGTCGCCCCGGACCCGAACACGCTCGACGAGTACGACAACAACGCGGCGAGCCAGCCGACCCCGCCCGGCTCCTCGACCCTGAACTGGACGACCGGCAAGACCGTCCCGAACCTGGTCCAGGCGAGCACCGGCGGCACCGGCGTCATCGACTTCTGGAACCAGAGCGACGGCAACATCGACCTCATCGTCGACGTCTTCGGCATGTACCAGGACAACTGA
- a CDS encoding LLM class F420-dependent oxidoreductase, which produces MELSMMLDYSGDPRRAADEATALEAAGLDAVWVAEAWGFDSPTIMGYLAARTERMKIGSAILNVYSRTPALVAQTAAGLDAMSGGRALLGLGASGPQVVEGWHGKPYDKPLGRTRETVELCRRIWRRETIDHHGITDMPLPPEKGGRHGKPLKILTRPVRDAIPVYIASLGPANVRMTAEIADGWLPTLFIPEKAHAVWGSALAEGAALRAPELGPLQTVAGGLLAIGEDAAAVRDLARPQIALYVGGMGAVGKNFYNDLAVAYGYEEEARKIQELYLSGRKRDAAAAVPDEFCELMTLCGPQSYVRERVEAFREAGVTMLNVTPVGAEPARLIETVKSWL; this is translated from the coding sequence ATGGAACTCTCCATGATGCTCGACTACTCCGGGGACCCGCGCCGGGCCGCCGACGAGGCGACCGCGCTGGAGGCGGCCGGACTCGACGCCGTGTGGGTCGCCGAGGCCTGGGGCTTCGACTCCCCGACGATCATGGGCTATCTGGCGGCCCGTACCGAGCGGATGAAGATCGGCTCGGCCATCCTCAACGTCTACTCCCGCACCCCCGCCCTCGTCGCCCAGACGGCGGCCGGGCTCGACGCCATGTCGGGCGGCCGGGCGCTGCTGGGCCTCGGCGCCTCCGGCCCGCAGGTCGTCGAGGGCTGGCACGGGAAGCCGTACGACAAGCCGCTCGGCCGGACCCGCGAGACGGTCGAGCTGTGCCGCCGGATCTGGCGCCGCGAGACGATCGACCACCACGGCATCACCGACATGCCGCTGCCGCCCGAGAAGGGCGGCCGGCACGGCAAGCCGCTGAAGATCCTCACCCGGCCGGTCCGCGACGCGATCCCCGTGTACATCGCCTCGCTCGGTCCCGCGAACGTGCGGATGACCGCCGAGATCGCCGACGGCTGGCTGCCCACCCTGTTCATCCCGGAGAAGGCCCACGCGGTGTGGGGGAGCGCCCTCGCCGAAGGCGCGGCCCTGCGCGCCCCGGAGCTCGGACCCCTGCAGACCGTGGCGGGCGGGCTGCTCGCGATCGGCGAGGACGCAGCAGCCGTACGGGACCTGGCGCGCCCGCAGATCGCGCTGTACGTCGGCGGGATGGGTGCGGTCGGCAAGAACTTCTACAACGACCTCGCCGTCGCCTACGGCTATGAGGAGGAGGCCCGCAAGATCCAGGAGCTCTACCTCTCCGGCCGCAAGCGCGATGCGGCGGCCGCGGTCCCGGACGAGTTCTGCGAGCTCATGACGTTGTGCGGGCCGCAGAGTTACGTACGCGAGCGGGTCGAGGCCTTCCGGGAGGCGGGCGTCACCATGCTCAACGTCACCCCCGTCGGTGCCGAGCCGGCCCGGCTGATCGAAACCGTCAAGAGCTGGCTCTAG
- a CDS encoding GNAT family N-acetyltransferase, protein MHHSPRPAAPDDIPELVRLRAVALAALGVDPGPLDAAWRDVARGWFLERIGERPDVHCLVVGGAPGEPLLATGMAWITYHLPSPRWTDGRRGYLDGIVTDEGARGRGHGRRIVDGLTAWLNGNGIHYIQLHASSDGEPVYKAAGFVTGRYPGMDLFTTPRDTARDIPQDIRQHTPQDAPHS, encoded by the coding sequence ATGCACCACTCACCCCGGCCCGCCGCCCCCGACGACATACCCGAGCTGGTTCGGCTTCGGGCCGTGGCCCTTGCCGCCCTCGGGGTTGACCCCGGGCCTCTCGATGCCGCCTGGCGGGACGTCGCCCGCGGGTGGTTCCTCGAGCGGATCGGCGAACGCCCCGACGTGCACTGCCTGGTCGTCGGCGGAGCACCCGGCGAGCCCCTGCTGGCCACCGGCATGGCCTGGATCACGTACCACCTGCCCAGTCCCCGGTGGACCGACGGGCGGCGCGGCTACCTCGACGGGATCGTCACCGACGAAGGAGCCCGTGGACGGGGCCACGGCCGGCGGATCGTCGACGGGCTCACCGCCTGGCTGAACGGCAACGGGATCCACTACATCCAGCTGCACGCCAGCTCCGACGGCGAGCCCGTGTACAAGGCGGCGGGCTTCGTCACCGGCCGCTACCCGGGAATGGACCTGTTCACCACTCCCCGCGACACCGCACGGGACATCCCACAGGACATCCGCCAGCACACCCCACAGGACGCCCCCCACTCCTGA
- a CDS encoding acetyl-CoA C-acetyltransferase, whose protein sequence is MSTEAYVYDAIRTPRGRGKANGALHGTKPIDLVVGLIHALRERNPGLDPATIDDIVLGVVGPVGDQGSDIARIAAIAAGLPDTVAGVQENRFCASGLEAVNMAAAKVRSGWEDLVLAGGVESMSRVPMASDGGAWFNDPMTNWDTGFVPQGIGADLIATIEGFSRRDVDEYAALSQERAATAIKDGRFAKSVVPVTDRNGLVVLDQEEFVRPGTTADTLAKLKPSFADIGDLGGFDAVALQKYHWIEKIDHVHHAGNSSGIVDGASLVAIGTREAGERNGLAPRARIVSAAVSGSEPTIMLTGPAPATRKALAKAGLTIDDIDLIEMNEAFAGVVLRFVKDMGVSLDKVNVNGGAIALGHPLGATGAMLLGTVIDELERQDKRYGLVTLCVGGGMGVATIVERL, encoded by the coding sequence GTGAGCACCGAAGCTTACGTATACGACGCGATCCGCACCCCGCGCGGCCGCGGCAAGGCCAACGGCGCCCTGCACGGCACCAAGCCGATCGACCTGGTCGTCGGCCTCATCCACGCCCTGCGCGAGCGCAACCCCGGCCTGGACCCGGCCACCATCGACGACATCGTCCTCGGCGTCGTCGGCCCGGTCGGCGACCAGGGCTCCGACATCGCCCGGATCGCGGCCATCGCCGCGGGGCTGCCGGACACGGTGGCCGGCGTACAGGAGAACCGCTTCTGCGCCTCCGGCCTCGAGGCCGTGAACATGGCCGCCGCCAAGGTCCGCTCCGGCTGGGAGGACCTCGTCCTCGCCGGCGGTGTGGAGTCCATGTCCCGCGTGCCGATGGCCTCCGACGGCGGCGCCTGGTTCAACGACCCGATGACCAACTGGGACACCGGCTTCGTCCCGCAGGGCATCGGCGCCGACCTCATCGCCACCATCGAGGGCTTCTCCCGGCGCGACGTGGACGAGTACGCCGCCCTCTCCCAGGAGCGCGCGGCCACCGCCATCAAGGACGGCCGCTTCGCCAAGTCCGTCGTCCCGGTCACCGACCGCAACGGCCTGGTCGTCCTGGACCAGGAGGAGTTCGTCCGCCCGGGCACCACGGCCGACACGCTCGCGAAGCTGAAGCCGTCCTTCGCGGACATCGGCGACCTCGGCGGGTTCGACGCCGTCGCGCTGCAGAAGTACCACTGGATCGAGAAGATCGACCACGTCCACCACGCCGGCAACTCCTCCGGCATCGTCGACGGCGCCTCGCTCGTCGCGATCGGCACCCGCGAGGCGGGCGAGCGTAACGGCCTGGCGCCGCGCGCCCGGATCGTCTCGGCCGCCGTCTCCGGCTCCGAGCCCACCATCATGCTCACCGGCCCCGCCCCGGCCACCCGCAAGGCCCTCGCCAAGGCCGGCCTGACCATCGACGACATCGACCTGATCGAGATGAACGAGGCCTTCGCCGGCGTCGTGCTCCGTTTCGTCAAGGACATGGGCGTCTCCCTCGACAAGGTCAACGTCAACGGCGGCGCCATCGCGCTCGGCCACCCGCTCGGCGCCACCGGCGCGATGCTGCTGGGCACCGTCATCGACGAACTGGAACGCCAGGACAAGCGCTACGGGCTCGTCACCCTCTGCGTCGGCGGCGGCATGGGCGTCGCCACCATCGTCGAACGCCTCTGA